From the genome of Nicotiana tabacum cultivar K326 chromosome 2, ASM71507v2, whole genome shotgun sequence:
ggtgccgcgaaaaatatgaaagtgggctgagacccgtaatttttatgattgtgaaataaGGTGTCATGTGGtaacttttacttgaaaatatatttatttgaaagaagtatattcgaaagataattattcaaaagaagtatattcgaaagatatttatcttaaagaataatatgtgaaggatttatatttgaaggacttgacttattgattgtacttgtgttccttattcgcgtgagcaataattatgacattcttgttgccttgttgttatatcactggttgagtttgttgttatcattgctagttgtttTCCTGTACTATTGTaaactgctatattgcacaggttatttgactagtgagtgtcttgactgtacctcgtctctactccactgagattagtcttgatacttactgggtaccgaccgtggtgtactcatactacacttctgcacatttttgtgcagatccgggtattggaggtatcggactcggacaaagttagagtgtgatcgcaaggattcaaggtagagatgcttggtcgtcgcagtcccttggagtcttttcattttattgtaatgttaattattaatcaaacagtattgagtattcgatccttgagatcatttcatgtattcagttagagttcatgactcagcactaccagtcttgggaggttgttatattcatatttgttccactgttggttttgattatctatttaattcatattctataaatataaaaaaaatggcttcgaaATGTAACGAAAATcggattacctagtcttagagactaggtgccatcacaacgcctgtggtgggattttgggtcatgacagattgaGAATTAAAGATATTACCCTGAGGGTTGGGCATTCTAAATTAGCTAGGAATTgaaagttctgcaatataaactaaaaagttagaaatagtagggtGATAttgccagaaaattcatttgtagcaatatgaaatttttctaaaaaatctacaagcattttaacattagctcaatccgcatttgtaaggtgctcatcatcatcacttacatgagcattaaacgttgagtttatggggtttctatattcatatgcaacaactaaaccttcatacatgtaattccatctactTGGACAAGGTTTATGAACCTTTTTTTCTCTTAGTCcaaattcatcacatcttttaaaatattctccaAGTCTACTTCtatggtttgaataaaaaagccagttaagagccattttaacctttttaatttcaatatttaaaattctcataccatcacccacaataaaatggtaaatatgacaaatacatctaacaagaaaaatgttactaaatgcaggacttagtgtagtgATAGCAATGCTatagcatttgtgttactagtagcattatccattaaAACTGAcattaattttatcattaatgcaaaaatatctataaatattcgtaactgtgctagcaataaactgctctctgtgacgtgaattaattattctataagcaataatgcgcttttgcattatccaatcctcataaatccaatgactggtaacagtaaggtaatcacaatTGTTACCACTtttaccaatatcagttgtaatagcaacacaacaatttatatgagtaaataaataatgcagatattgttcatattcatgtttatatttataaatatcgctctttacggttgtgcgagtaggattaaaaatatttctaatataatgcacaaagttagggtcacaaggaaaactatagggtatgGACATAatagtaaccatttttgccaattcttcccgatctttattggatcataatataaaataccaccggtaacagtgttgattcccggttgaaattgatttgaaccggTACTAGGGTCAGCCTGACTAGGAGGTACACTTTTCCCCTCGGTCAAAGCTTTCAAACAAAGATATCTGACTCTATCTTGAGGGTGTTTCAATATTGTTAGTAAGTATAGTGTAGTTTTGTaccacattggaagaggagtaatatctcattgtagtgtatagctataaatagggacctcttgtattgtatttatcatctcacatcaataacatattttctcccgtatcttctcacatggtatcacaATATTAGTGAGAAACTCGTCGCTGTGCATCATTCCAGCGACTTCCGGGAAGAATGTCCTCTTCGCCATGCAATTTTCCGACGACTTAGAAGGTTGTCCGTAAGCAAATCACTTTTTGTTGGTGTTGTGCAAAAACCAATACCACCACAAGACTCCTCAGGctccggcgaccaaaccccagtcAACCCCACCGGAAAACACACGTCCACGCGCCCTCACGCAcctggtaaagaaaaaaaattccggCGAAATCTGACCCACGAGCCTGCGCGTGAGTACTGTTCCAGCCAGATTTTGAAAAAGTTCCAGTTGAACAGTAGGATCGcctggtaattccgatcctaccctCACTGGTTTTGTTTCATTCTGACCACTTTGAGTTTTTTCCGTCAGCTACAGTAGATTCCGGCGAGCTACAGTATTTCCAGCATGAACAATGTTTCCGGCGCAGAACAGTGTTCTGGTCTCCTGCTATAAACAGTGTTTTTTaagctatttcttcagttttctcagccggagttacttatttccactatttcaagttaaccctattactacaaattgtagcgacatgggaaccgatgctttgaatagtcggatggtttctttagcagattatattgagttccttcagtacaaaacatgtaagcagacatcttctgagatagcttctattgttcaaacaggtaatagaGTGACTTGTATCTCtcaatcttcatcctctgagtcttgggtcattgattcagatgcatcagatcatatttctggtaacaaatctcttttcactactatttcgtattctcaatcttttccaaaagtcacaatggccaatgagtctcaaaccatggcaactgcaataggtcaagcaagctcacctccttccttacctttaaatTCAGCCTTTTATGTTCCCAATAGttcttttaatctcatagctgttagtcgcttagccaaatcattTTAATGcgttattttatttcttgatgaccataTTTTTATACATGAACGCAGTacggggcggatcattggtaccgggcgtgaatcaaacagactttattaccttatccttactaaatcacatggactcacatcttgtgttccttctacaacttgtcctattactgattcaccagatttattacataaacagttaggacatcccagtttgtcaaaacttcagaaaatggtatctggtttatctcacttgtcagctctagagtgtgagtcatgtcagctcggtaagcatccTCGCTCTCATTTccctcggcgtcttgataatcgagcagtCACCTTTTaatttagtccattcagatgtttggggtcctagttgggtcagttccaccttgggattctgctactttgtcagtttcattgatgattattccaggtgcacttggatatttttgataaaaaatcgatctgagctgttatctattttccagaccttccacgctgaaattcaaaatcaatttggggtttctattcgcacattttgtagtgataatgcccgagaATATTTGTCTTCctcatttcagcagtttatgaaatctcatggtattattcatcaaacatcttgtctgtacacatctcaacaaaatggggtagctgaaagaaagaatagacagcttattgaaactgctcgtaccctactcatacaatctcatgctccgttgcatttttttttgggggggagggatgcagttcttacatcttgctatcttattaatcgtattctatcttcagctatccagagccaagttccattctctgttaTGTTaccccacttacctttgttctctcgtccaccccgtatctttggaagcacttgttttgtccataaccttactccagaaacagataagttagctcctcgtgctcttaagtgcgtatttctgggtttctcgagaacacaaaaggggtatcgatactactctcctgacctccagcggtaccttatgtccgctgatgctaccttctttgaaacccaatcatacttcacatgttcaggtcatcacttagatatttttgtggtactaccagtttcatcttttggagattcagccactctagctccaccacctacaacTCCAGTtatagctccaccacctatagctccagttccaccacctacagctccagttgtagctccaccacctatatctccagttccaccacctacagctctaGTTGTAACTCCACCACAtatagctccagttcctccacataatccagttcaaccttctgcagctccaccactcttgacttatcatcgtcatccacatccagcatcaggcccagATGATTCACGCCCCAcatcagattctgcacctactgcggacttgtctcctcttagtcaaccaattgcagTCTGCAAAGTTGTAcggtccacacttaatcctaatccccactatgtcgTTTAAGTTATCATCATTTGTCGTCacctcattatgcttttatatcttctttgtccactatttctatccctaagtctacaggtgaggcactatctcatccaaGATGGCAacatgctatgattgacgagatgtctgctttacatgcgagtggcacttggaagcttgttcctcttcctgcaggtaagtctactgttggttgtcgttgggtttatgcagtcaaagtcggcccagatggccaggttgatcgacttaaggctcgtcttgttacaaaaggatatactcagatttctgggcttgattatagtgatactttctctctcgtggctaaagtagcatctattcgtctctttttgtccatggtTGTTATAtgtcattggcctctttatcagttagacattaagaatgtttttctccacggtgatcttgaggaagaagtttatatggagcaaccacctggttttgttgctcagggggagtttaatggttgtgtgtgcagattgcccaggtcactatatggtttgaaacaatcccctcgagcttggtttggtaagttaAGCATAATTATTtaggagttcggcatgactcgtagtgaggttgatcactctgtgttttatcggcattctgctcctaatctgtgtatttatctagtggtttatattgatgatattgttattactggcaatgatcaggatggtattactaatctgaagcaacatctctttcagcactttcagactaaggatctaggaagattgaagtattttctaggtattgaggtcgctcagtctagctcaggtattgttatttcacagcggaagtatgccttagacattcttgaggagactggaatgatgggttgcagactTATTGACTCTCAtatggatccgaatgctaagcttctgcctggacaggggagcctcttagagaccctacgagatataagaggttggttggcaaattgaattacctcacagtgactagacctgacatttcttttccggtgagtgttgtaagtcagtttatggattctccctgtgatagtcactgggatgcagttgttcaCTTTCTTCGGTATAAAAAGTCAGTtccaggcaaaggattactattcgaggatcgagtccacgagcagattgttgggtacacaaatgttgattgggcaggatcaccttttgatagacgttctacatctggatattgtgttctagtaggaggtaacttggtctcgtggaagagcaagaaacagaatgtagttgctcgatctagcgccgaagctgaatatcgggccatggctatggcgacgtgtgagttagtttgggtcaacCAGTTGCTCAATgagttaaagttcggagaaatcagcaagatggaactagtgtgtgataaccaagttgctcttcatattgcgtcaaatccggtgttccatgagaggactaaacacattgagatcgactgtcactttatcagagaaaaaaaatactttcaggagatattgttataaagtttgtaaagtcgaatgatcaactactagatattttcactaagtctcttactggttctcgtattagctATATGTGTAGCAAGCTTAGTACATATGATGtttatgcaccggcttgagggggagtgttagtatgtatagtgtagtcttgtcccacattggaagatgagtaatatctccttgtagtgtataactataaatagggacctcttgtattgtatttatcatctaatatcaataacatattttcttccGTACCTTCTCACAAATATGTGTCTAGCCAAATTTCCCACCCTCCCCCCCACCCCCGCGCGactgaaaatatttaaattttaactGCGTGCCACAAATTTTATACTTAGtcttattttctggaattagttgagtaaaaaatggccaaacatgAGATGTTTCCGTCTGTTTGGTAGGTTATCTAGAAAAAGTAAGGGCAGTAACAAGAGTATCAGATGGGGCATTATTTGGATTAGCAGGGTTATCACTAatgggtgtatcgtcatccggttgagtttcatcaaaatttattttctccttatcattttcatcaatagttggattagaataaagagcattcattaattcatggtctaattgttcaccagctccaatattatggcaaaattgactcttaGTAAATTGTAATAAGCTATTATTGCTATCAAAAATAGCATGTGTAGGACGGATATGGGATTTGATTCGGGGAGCCGGGggcagtggaggaggaacagattgacCACTAGATTCGtcactcttggatttttccttatttttatcaaataatagaaaataaataaaacaaacaaaactataatattaaaacttaagagttggaacgagtttaccaaattgacgaacaacttgttgaaaattgattatcgttgaagacttgaagactgaTTCACCAACTTTacaattttttcataattttttcacaaattgtaacaataaagtaagcaatagtagcaattatagaagaaaattagagagagattgatgattttgtacaaaaaatgaaagaatgagggggtatttatagttaaaaataggaaaaaagtataattataaaaagtttagtgttaaaacaaagttgggggattaaatggctattttgtaaATAGCCAACGTCTATTTTGGCAGACCCAACGACCATATTTTACATGCCCAAATGGGCAGAattgttttgttttaaatttttgacTGTCGGGACCATTTGGTCGGCCAGGGACCGGTCCAGTCCCAAACGTTCCCGGTCCTAGCGGTCCCACAGTAGAGAACCTGCCCAGAAGCCcatttggcccgcggtcccgggccggtccacTTGTCACCCTTAGCTGAAAGAGAGAGCGAGAAGGGAGACAGAGACACTATAAACTTTGGAAGGGGTGTCTCCTTGAAAGACTTTGCAGCCAGCATTTAACAGGCTTAGAAGTGAATAGACCTATATAACTAAAAAGAATTCTTGAGCATTCTTTGACACAAGTATTTTAACTGAAAGGTAGAAAATAGTAGTATCGACAGCCAATGGATAAAATACCCAAATATCAATCAGAGCACTGTAGAAAATGAACATACCTTCACTCTAGGCCCATGAGGAATTGCAGGAGAGCCGTCCGCATTATTTGGCAAAAAAATCTCCCAGACACCAAATTCGTTCTGCTTATGGATCAAGAATTAGTTTTATGCAACATTTCACCACTGCATAGAGCTTAACATTGTAACATGCAAAGCAAATAGATGATCCTTCTATATATCCTCATTGTTAACATATTAATTACAGAAGATAACCGTAACACTAAAACTCTCTGTAACACCCACCTGCTCCCACCACCACCACCCCACCCCTGCCCCAAGGGGcaaaaaggagagaagagaagagaagagaaagaCAATGCGAGCTAGTGAAGATGAGACTCATCTACTATAACAGTGCAAGATTGTATAACAATTGTGGAATATGATCCATAAAATTTCAGGAAGTAGTTGGACAATGCCTGAAAAATCTTTAGGGAAActggaaaataaataaaagaaggaaTAAAGACAATGCTTGGACAGAAATTTCTCAAGCGATGGTTCTGTCAATTCGAAAAGAAGAGAATAGAAGATCTCTTGAGCAAgtgaaattttttcctttttttgacaAGTACAAGTGGGACTTTCTTTTGTTCCAAACAGAACATATGATGTTCGCTTAGAGTACTTCAGGAGTACTCAAAAGATGCAACTTGTATAGGTGATAGGATGTCTTCTGCAGAGAGCAATAATTTTTGTATAGCTCCTCTTTGACCTGTACACTTGTCTAATATCCGATTGATTGATCCCTTTTGTACAATGAACTGAAAAGGAAGGAATTTTGTTGCATGCTCGTAGAAGTAAAGCAGAGTTCTGAAAGACTCAGGAAAGTTCTAAAGAACTATACCAGATCTTGAACATTTCATTTTTTCAGATCAATGGAACATCTGATAGAATAATtagacttcttttctttttttgataagtAACCAGACCAGTTAGACATAGAAAGCACTATTCTCACCGAATACCAATTTAAAGTGTGTCGTCATTTTCAGCCCTACTATCAAGGAACTAACGAAATATGAGCCTTActagaaacaagtaaagaaactGTCACTCTGAAATCTTAAGAAATACATATATTCTTGCAAAAACTCCCTTGTAACATGCAAATTTGAAAAGGGGATCACGTGCCAAAATAACTCGATCAACAAAGGGGTAATAGAAAAGGTAAACAGAAATAAGAATACGAGACATTTGCTAGAAACTTTGAAATGAGTAGCAAAGACAATCGAATGTAAAGAACACAAGGCTCTCAAACAAAAATGGCAACAGAACCACTTGGATATGTACTGTAAGGGATATACCCGAGTCATGATGTCAGCATTTGGGTTCCAATTGTTGAAATCTCCAATGAGGGCAGCCCACTGCAAGGGAAAGCATAGGATATACATGCAATTTAGACTTTCACAAAACCGATATTATCATATCATAAACAAAATGCAGAAGTTGGTATAACAACTGATGGGCATATAAGGAGATCACTAATGACTTTCCACGTTATTTCACATTATTGATCTCTCATTTCACCGTATATAGCACTTGAACCTTATCTTTTTAGTAATCAGTTTACACAAAACGTCAGAATTTGCAGCTTTGGCAGAAAAATGTTCTGCCATACATCCAGCAATTATGTGTTGCCAAAGggattctcctttcttttagaaGGCTCCTCAATCTAAAATCAGCGTACTGAACTCATCGGACTTGGTTAAACTCAAGAAACAACATTTTATTCTGATAAAAGCACCCCCTAACCAAAAGAGAAATACTTGATTTGCTGATATAGGTACCTGTACTGGCATAACACAAACCAGGTCAAAATATTATGATTGTGTTCCTCAAGACAAAGTTGTACTTATTTGGCTGATCTTGAGTCAGTGTAGTTCTTGGAATCCTGGGAGCTAATTCTTACATGCCAAAATAGATCTTTTACTTGCTAGTGGAAGAAGAAAGATGATTCACTAATTATTTTGGGATACAGAAGTTTGCAACCTGAAGTATTTTAAAATAGTTTCTCAGTCCTTGACCTTTATTCTGAAAAGATGACTTAATATATGTCCATTCTCACTCCATCCTCAAAGTGACCATCACATTGGACCAGAATAAGTCTTACAAACTAAGTCAATGGCTCACCAAGTCGATGCCTAGATCAAGCTTGCAGAGCTAGTGAGTAATGCTATCGAGCAGCAAAGCCTAACTTTAATAAGTTAAGCCAAAGGAATCTTATCCTTGTTTTTAGGTCAGAAGTCTATCCAGGGTGAAGACCATAATCTGTGCAAATGACAGAAACTGTGGAGCAATTACAATATTCTAAACTATCAGAAAAGAAACATATTTAGGTCAGAAGTCCTTAAACAGCTTTCTTGAGAATTAAAACATAAATCTCCTCCTTTCTACTTTCTCTTAGTTTCTCTCACCTTTTACTTTAAAAAGAAGTGGTTATCAATTTTGTGGTCCTTTTTATCATAGAGAATCtaaaacaaaacaagaaaggaaacactGACCTTGGCACCAGGAGCCCACTCCCGATAAGTGATACCTGTAGCACTAGCAACAAAGTTCACAGGCAATCAGTGACTGATACTTCAGCTCCTCTCAGTAGAGCAAACATACAAAAGGGAAAGAAGGAGCACCTACAATAAGGTCAGGCTTACAGATCTGATATAACATACATATACtccaaggaaaagaaaaacagaaagtaAAATGATCTACAATAAAGGGATGAAGTACATAGATTCTCTTCAAAACAATTAGGTGTAACACGAGCTCCAGACGGTTCCTTTTCGAAAACATTAGCTTTGTAAGGTCACTTTCCGGGAATCACTCCTGCTGTCTGAGATAAATACTTCAAATTCCAATATATACCATGCCTAGATTGCTAGAAACTAGATGATAGCTATTTTTAGTAAAGGGCTGAGCATGTCAAGAATTAACCGCTGCTATATACATGTCTCCAAATACAAAATGTAATATGTTTCTCTTTCTTTTATCTGCAGATATTACAACCTATATCACCTTTTCACTCCTCTATAGGTTTGAGTGTGGGCCAAAGAAGTACCAAGTTGGCGTCAACGAATAACATTATGGCATGAAATTGACAAGGTTTTGCACGAGGCCGGTCTCGAATACCTTcagaaagaaaattaaataagATAGAAAGCAGTTATTACCTACGAGTGAAACCCTTTTTTTCGTAACCACGAGAAAAAGCTTCCAAACCACCCTCATACTTGTCAATTGCCTCCCTCATTTTCTTGTACTCTGAAAACCTAAAAGTGGACAGCATAGGAAAAAAAATCTTTAGGCCAGACTGCCACATTTTCTATGGTTATCTAGCAACTAGCAATGAGATTACAAGTCGAACATTCCCGCCCAAGAGCTTTAATGATTAAAAAAGCAATGAGATCTCATCCTATGTAGTTACAGAGAGGATGTAAGCAAGATTTTTTTCCATCGATAAAATTCTCTCCAATTGCGTTAAACAAGTCGAACATTCCCGCCCAAACTTCTCCAGAGCTGTGTTTGCAGGCAAGCTCTGGTGGCATTCCCTATTGTCTTCTGGAAGTCGCTCCTCCACAAACAAACCTCCTCAGAAGTTGTGTCTTGGCACTTTAAAACCGTACTCTCCATTTTACTTGAGCTTCACATGAATGGTGCTCTATATTCAATATACTCTGGTATCTGCTACACGATGCCTTAGTCCCCACTTTATAGTAAAATGCCTTTCACCTGTTACCAAATGGTAATTCCCTCGACAAAACTAGTTTCACATCCTCCTCTGATGATGCAGCGCAGCTACGCACGCTCTGCACTAGTATTTATCGAATAGTGCTCACTTGTCCAAAAGACATCTATACTGGTGGAACAAGTATAACATGTCTAATTACCTTCTATCAATTTTAGGGCATTTACTGTGGATAGCGTTCATGTATGGAATGTGAACAATGCCTCTACATATAAAACTCGTATGTATGAATAGTATTATGCGGATAATTTGTATTATTCCTGTGAATGGTGCCCATGCTTACACGGAACCAAACTATTCCCTAGTCCTAGTACCACTTGTAGGGACATGCAATATACCGATAGTGATAATTCAACCGAGCGTTTTGATACCATTTGTTGAGACCAAAGACACCCACAGTAAATAAAGGGAAATGATGATAGACATTGAAACTTCCAATTCTCAGATAAGGAAAAAATCATGActaaagagaaaaaataatatCAGTATCATAGAGAATAACATACACTTACTACTCTAGTATCATAGAGAATAGCATACACTTAAAAGAAATATCCTCTTTAGAGACACTCTCAACATAATACTGTCAAAGTAACCACATTCCTCACATACTGTTGTGATATTGACTTTTATACCTTCAGTTGGATTGACGAAGGAAACAGTCTCTCTTTTTGTGTCTTTATCTTGTTCAAAGTTTGCTCCCTCAATTGATACTTGCATAGACAAAATAAGTCACCTACTGGGAAAGAGATTTTTGgactcaaaaaatatttttccataacATAAGCATGCGTCTGTTGCAATTATTTAAACAAGACTGCTCAAGAAGCCTTAGTCATTCCAATATTATTGAAAGGATCTCTCTACCAAAATCCCAGACAATGGACTTTAAGTGTGGTAGGTTGAGCTGCTATGCATCATTTTTTTAATCCtcaaaagtaatattattaatcaTGGATTTATAGGCACTATTTGCTTATACGATGCCTAACACCTCAAATTTGCAGGTAATAGGAGTAGATAACTTTCTACTATTATTTATTGGGAGAACCTAAGGGCACCAAAGCATACTCATGCCTCCCTCTGAACTAAGAGTGCATACAAATTTGTTTTCACGAGTTAGCAATGATGTATCAACTGTAGCTAGAAGCCACGCATCTGGCATCTAGAATACGGAAATATTGAGAAGACTACTTTTTAACGACACTGTTCTCATGGGAACAAAATGCAATAACACTTTCATTCAAGCAGATTCAGAAAGATATCTATTTAGAAGTGTTTTCTGCAAGAAAATTTGCCACCTCCAcctccacccccacccccacccaaaAAAAAAGGAACTCTCTTTTCATGCGGTTGGAGATTAATGAAACATACCAGGGCATTTTCTGGAACTGTATCAGCAACCTCCAATTGTTCAGTTGAGGATAAGGAGCTGTCACTCTGGCCGCCAGGAACAAGGACTTTCTCTGATGCTGCAACTGTAGAAGATCGGGATTTGGGCTCGTAAGAAGATTTTTCAGCAAAAATCTTCCCTACATACATATATCAGATTAGTGTTATATCTTCACTAGACTACTATAGTGTCAATTAATCATGGTTGAAGAGAGCAAATATTTGTGTGATTAGAAGTGATGTTGCAGAAGCAATCAAAAAGTTCCTTTCCCCAAGCACAATTTTACCAAACTATTTCAACTACATGTATAGTCTCAGAATCAACAGTCCCATCTAACTTAAAGTAATGTTAATAGGATCTCATTCTTCTGTATGACAGTATTTTCATGGTAAACCAAGAAACTTCTATACAAATAGTAGAACAACAATGACATCACTTAGTAGCTTAGAAGCCCCACCTTCCAGACAAAACCTCAACTTTCACTATTCAATCAACAAATCAACtagaaaaacaaaattcaaaaatatctaaTCACACAAAAGAGGGAAAAAAAGTATAACCACTGATCATTCATACAACTTGCTTTTTGGAGGAATAAAGAACCCTCCAGAAAAGCACCATACATAAGGTCCTTTTAAACCCAGAACCCACACTTCAAAAGAGTTAGTATTACCTTTAGA
Proteins encoded in this window:
- the LOC107805835 gene encoding 1,4-alpha-glucan-branching enzyme 2-2, chloroplastic/amyloplastic-like, translated to MWQSGLKIFFPMLSTFRFSEYKKMREAIDKYEGGLEAFSRGYEKKGFTRSATGITYREWAPGAKWAALIGDFNNWNPNADIMTRNEFGVWEIFLPNNADGSPAIPHGPRVKVYSLLSLLNAGCKVFQGDTPSKVYSVSVSLLALSFS